A genomic window from Litoreibacter janthinus includes:
- a CDS encoding TRAP transporter large permease yields MEVILLFGMVVGLMLIGVPIAVSLGFSSVLFLLWFSDASMASVAGTLFEAFAGHYTLLAIPFFILASSFMSTGGVARRIINFSIACVGHLRGGMAIASVFACMMFAALSGSSPATVVAIGSIVIAAMRQVGYTKEFAAGVICNAGTLGILIPPSIVMVVYAAAVEVSVGRMFLAGVIPGLLAGFMLMVGIYVMARVKDLPKGDWAGWARIIETGKEAGWGLFLIVIILGGIYGGAFTPTEAAAVAAVYAWIIACFVYRDMGPLATKEGEKNISLFSKPQALLTAFVHKDTQRTLFDAGKLTVTLMFVIANALILKHVLTDEQIPQQITAAMLDAGFGPVMFLVIVNVILLIGGQFMEPSGLLVIVAPLVFPIAIELGIDPIHLGIIMVVNMEIGMITPPVGLNLFVTSGVAGMPMMAVVRAALPFLMILVVFLVMVTYIPFLSTWLPTLVMGPELITN; encoded by the coding sequence ATGGAAGTTATTCTTCTTTTTGGCATGGTCGTTGGCCTGATGCTGATTGGTGTGCCAATCGCAGTCTCGCTCGGCTTCTCCTCTGTGCTGTTCCTGCTGTGGTTCTCGGACGCCTCAATGGCGTCAGTCGCAGGGACATTGTTCGAAGCCTTTGCAGGTCACTACACCCTGCTGGCTATCCCATTCTTCATTCTGGCCTCCAGTTTTATGTCCACTGGTGGCGTGGCGCGGCGGATCATCAACTTCTCAATTGCTTGCGTCGGTCACTTGCGCGGCGGCATGGCCATCGCGTCGGTTTTCGCTTGTATGATGTTCGCTGCATTGTCTGGCTCGTCCCCCGCGACGGTGGTTGCCATCGGCTCAATCGTCATCGCGGCGATGCGGCAGGTTGGCTACACCAAGGAGTTCGCAGCAGGCGTGATCTGTAACGCGGGCACCTTGGGCATCCTGATTCCGCCGTCCATCGTAATGGTGGTCTATGCGGCGGCCGTTGAGGTCTCCGTTGGCCGCATGTTCCTTGCGGGCGTAATCCCGGGCCTTCTGGCGGGTTTCATGCTGATGGTCGGTATCTACGTCATGGCGCGCGTCAAAGACCTGCCGAAAGGCGACTGGGCCGGTTGGGCGCGTATCATCGAGACGGGCAAGGAAGCCGGTTGGGGGCTGTTCCTGATCGTTATCATTCTGGGTGGCATTTATGGCGGGGCGTTCACCCCAACCGAAGCCGCAGCGGTGGCGGCCGTCTACGCGTGGATCATCGCATGTTTCGTCTACCGCGACATGGGTCCGCTTGCGACAAAGGAGGGAGAGAAGAACATCTCTCTCTTTTCGAAGCCGCAAGCCCTGCTGACCGCGTTCGTACATAAAGACACGCAGCGCACGCTGTTCGATGCGGGCAAGCTGACGGTCACGCTGATGTTCGTGATTGCCAACGCTCTGATCCTGAAACACGTCCTCACCGACGAGCAAATCCCGCAGCAGATTACCGCTGCCATGCTCGACGCGGGCTTCGGGCCGGTCATGTTCCTTGTGATCGTCAACGTGATCTTGCTGATCGGTGGCCAGTTCATGGAGCCGTCGGGCCTGCTGGTTATCGTCGCACCTCTGGTGTTCCCAATTGCAATTGAGCTTGGCATTGACCCAATCCATCTGGGCATCATCATGGTCGTTAACATGGAGATCGGGATGATCACACCGCCGGTGGGTCTGAACCTCTTCGTGACCTCCGGTGTGGCGGGTATGCCGATGATGGCGGTCGTCCGCGCGGCTTTGCCGTTCCTGATGATCCTCGTCGTGTTCTTGGTCATGGTCACCTACATCCCCTTCCTGTCGACTTGGTTGCCGACACTGGTCATGGGGCCGGAGCTGATCACGAATTAG
- a CDS encoding L-idonate 5-dehydrogenase, whose product MKSLVIHAPRDLRIEEQPVMPPGPGEVQVTMAAGGICGSDLHYYQHGGFGAIKLREPMVLGHEVSGHVTALGDGVTNLSVGQLVAVSPSRPCSDCKFCLAGQPNQCLNMRFYGSAMPFPHIQGAFRQVLNANASQCAVADGLTAGEAAMAEPLAVCLHAVRQAGPMLGKSVLVTGCGPIGVLCILAARRAGADHIVATDMSDFTLKKAREAGADVSFNVTKVDKPLQPYMVDKGLCDVQFECSGAVSALTAGIHAMRPGGTIVQLGLSGDMSLPMMAITAKELNLKGSFRFHEEFGTGVSLMQKGLIDVKPFITQTLPMKDAVEAFEIASDRTRAMKTQIEFV is encoded by the coding sequence ATGAAGTCTCTGGTCATTCACGCCCCCCGCGATCTTCGCATTGAAGAGCAGCCGGTCATGCCTCCTGGACCGGGTGAGGTGCAAGTCACCATGGCGGCCGGTGGCATTTGCGGATCGGACCTTCATTACTATCAACATGGCGGCTTCGGCGCGATCAAGCTGCGTGAACCGATGGTATTGGGGCACGAGGTCTCGGGGCATGTCACTGCACTGGGCGACGGGGTGACCAACCTAAGCGTCGGTCAGTTGGTCGCAGTTTCGCCATCGCGGCCCTGTTCGGACTGCAAATTCTGCCTCGCGGGCCAGCCGAACCAATGCCTGAATATGCGCTTCTACGGCTCGGCCATGCCATTCCCCCATATCCAAGGGGCGTTCCGTCAGGTCTTGAACGCGAACGCTTCCCAATGTGCTGTGGCGGACGGTCTGACAGCGGGGGAGGCCGCGATGGCTGAACCCCTTGCCGTTTGTCTGCACGCGGTTCGGCAGGCGGGGCCAATGCTTGGCAAATCAGTTCTGGTGACCGGCTGTGGCCCGATTGGCGTTTTGTGCATCCTCGCGGCAAGGCGGGCAGGCGCGGATCATATCGTCGCCACCGACATGTCCGACTTCACGCTAAAAAAAGCGCGAGAGGCTGGTGCCGATGTTAGCTTTAACGTGACCAAGGTGGATAAGCCGTTGCAGCCCTACATGGTCGACAAAGGCTTGTGCGATGTGCAGTTCGAATGCTCCGGCGCGGTGTCAGCTTTGACTGCGGGTATCCACGCGATGCGCCCGGGTGGCACGATCGTTCAGCTTGGCCTGAGCGGAGATATGTCGCTGCCGATGATGGCGATCACCGCAAAAGAGCTGAACCTCAAAGGCTCCTTCCGCTTCCACGAGGAATTTGGCACCGGTGTGTCGCTGATGCAGAAAGGGCTGATCGACGTAAAGCCCTTTATAACCCAGACCTTGCCCATGAAAGACGCGGTAGAGGCGTTTGAAATCGCATCCGACCGCACCCGAGCCATGAAAACACAGATTGAATTCGTATGA
- the gph gene encoding phosphoglycolate phosphatase (PGP is an essential enzyme in the glycolate salvage pathway in higher organisms (photorespiration in plants). Phosphoglycolate results from the oxidase activity of RubisCO in the Calvin cycle when concentrations of carbon dioxide are low relative to oxygen. This enzyme is a member of the Haloacid Dehalogenase (HAD) superfamily of aspartate-nucleophile hydrolase enzymes (PF00702).), with product MKAIIFDLDGTLVHSAPDIHAAANVMLAHAGRDPVTLEQVIGFIGNGIEKLVERCMRATGDVPDDMAPHYVEMNRAYAQDLTTLTRLFDGVRDTLDAIDLPMALCTNKPEIPARDLCDQLDLTRYFTVITGGDSTKAKKPDPLPLVHTAVALGLSVKECLYVGDSITDFRTARAAEMSFAYFTGGYQPTPVEGLRTDECFDTWDGVDLARFVHR from the coding sequence ATGAAGGCTATCATTTTTGACCTCGACGGGACGCTGGTTCACTCCGCCCCCGATATCCACGCCGCTGCCAATGTCATGCTGGCCCATGCAGGCCGCGATCCGGTAACGCTCGAGCAGGTGATAGGGTTCATCGGGAATGGTATCGAAAAATTGGTGGAACGGTGCATGCGCGCCACTGGCGATGTGCCGGACGACATGGCACCGCACTACGTCGAAATGAACCGCGCCTACGCGCAAGACCTCACCACGCTGACACGCTTGTTCGATGGAGTGCGTGATACGTTGGACGCGATTGACCTGCCCATGGCACTGTGCACCAACAAGCCGGAAATTCCTGCGCGTGATCTATGCGACCAGCTGGACCTCACACGCTATTTCACCGTGATTACGGGCGGGGATAGCACCAAGGCCAAGAAGCCAGATCCCTTGCCGTTGGTGCACACCGCGGTGGCGCTGGGTCTGAGCGTCAAGGAATGCCTTTACGTCGGCGACAGCATCACCGATTTCCGCACTGCCCGCGCTGCCGAGATGTCGTTCGCCTATTTCACGGGGGGCTACCAACCCACGCCAGTTGAAGGTCTGCGCACAGACGAATGCTTCGACACTTGGGATGGTGTCGATCTGGCACGCTTCGTGCATCGTTGA
- a CDS encoding flavin monoamine oxidase family protein, producing the protein MTLDLAIVGGGLSGLELARLAQSRGLSYHLFEARGRFGGRVDGFEGVDLGPSWFWPGHHRMAALTRKLGVEVFEQWSSGDALFEDHSAIQRGQGFASMAGTYRIAGGMSVLINALVARLEASSLSLDTPVQTITRSDNVILTTRDGVDYEARHVVLAMPPRLAAGLVFSPALPVAVRQPLGDIPGWMAGQAKLVAIYPTPFWRSDGLSGDAVSRAGPMVEIHDASDPVSGKGALFGFLGVSAPQREGQSDVLRAAGLAQLERLFGPKAATPETLILKDWAQEPFTATRPDWDFNGPHPRYGCPPALNGLWDGAFFFGSSEVAATQGGFLEGALERAEDIFSQAFPTV; encoded by the coding sequence ATGACCCTTGATCTTGCTATCGTAGGTGGCGGCCTGTCCGGCTTGGAATTGGCCCGCCTCGCCCAGTCGCGTGGGCTCAGCTATCATCTATTCGAGGCGCGGGGCCGTTTCGGTGGCCGTGTTGACGGCTTTGAAGGAGTGGATCTTGGCCCATCTTGGTTCTGGCCCGGACATCATCGGATGGCGGCTTTGACGCGCAAACTGGGTGTCGAGGTGTTCGAGCAGTGGAGCAGCGGAGATGCCCTGTTTGAAGACCATTCCGCAATTCAGCGCGGACAGGGCTTTGCGTCCATGGCGGGAACGTATCGCATCGCTGGGGGTATGTCGGTTTTGATCAACGCGCTGGTAGCTCGGCTTGAGGCGTCCTCATTGAGCTTGGACACGCCGGTGCAAACGATCACGCGAAGTGACAATGTGATCCTAACAACGCGCGATGGCGTCGACTACGAGGCGCGGCATGTCGTGCTAGCAATGCCACCGCGTCTAGCTGCGGGGCTAGTGTTCTCACCAGCGCTTCCTGTCGCGGTGCGGCAACCGTTGGGCGACATCCCCGGCTGGATGGCGGGACAGGCGAAACTTGTGGCGATCTACCCGACGCCGTTTTGGCGCTCGGATGGGTTGTCCGGCGACGCGGTAAGCCGCGCAGGCCCGATGGTGGAAATCCACGATGCCTCTGACCCAGTGAGCGGCAAAGGCGCACTCTTCGGGTTTCTAGGTGTCTCCGCACCGCAACGCGAAGGGCAGTCAGATGTTTTGCGTGCCGCTGGCTTGGCCCAGCTTGAACGCCTGTTTGGCCCCAAAGCCGCGACGCCAGAAACGCTGATCCTTAAAGACTGGGCACAAGAACCATTCACCGCAACGCGGCCCGATTGGGATTTCAACGGGCCACATCCTCGCTACGGATGCCCGCCCGCCTTGAATGGGCTTTGGGATGGAGCGTTTTTTTTTGGCTCATCCGAAGTCGCCGCCACGCAGGGCGGCTTTTTGGAAGGCGCTTTGGAGCGCGCAGAAGACATCTTCAGCCAGGCCTTTCCGACGGTCTGA
- a CDS encoding DM13 domain-containing protein, giving the protein MKRWLVRLITHGIAGGIGFALGIYALPILTAPPSPDAAMLEARAETALYSAAFVRDLRGSDFLHWGEGIVSVTDNQIIHEGKLAPGPDYKLYLTTEFVEHEDEFNPIKVDAALIGDVKTFGGFLLDIPQGVDPSAYTTVVVWCETFGEFITSAKYR; this is encoded by the coding sequence ATGAAACGCTGGCTCGTCAGATTGATCACCCACGGGATCGCGGGGGGGATCGGCTTTGCCTTGGGCATCTACGCCCTGCCAATCCTGACGGCCCCGCCCTCCCCCGATGCGGCGATGCTTGAGGCGCGGGCAGAAACTGCGTTGTATTCTGCGGCATTTGTTCGCGACCTGCGCGGGAGTGATTTTTTGCACTGGGGCGAGGGGATCGTATCAGTCACCGACAACCAGATCATCCACGAAGGCAAGCTGGCCCCCGGTCCCGACTACAAGCTGTATCTGACAACAGAATTCGTCGAACATGAGGATGAGTTTAATCCGATCAAAGTTGACGCTGCCCTCATCGGCGATGTGAAAACCTTTGGTGGCTTTCTGCTGGATATTCCGCAGGGCGTCGATCCTTCCGCGTATACGACGGTCGTCGTGTGGTGCGAAACCTTCGGCGAGTTTATCACTTCCGCAAAGTACCGCTGA
- a CDS encoding transporter substrate-binding domain-containing protein codes for MKQFANALAALAFGAVMTTAAVAQSALNEILDGGVMKVGTTGDWNPMSVRDPATNSYKGYDIDIMTELAKDLGVEVEFVPTDWKTLVNGVTAGSYHMTGSASISPARMKVAGFSDSYIAVEIFPFTLKENADKFDGYDSINKPEVTVATTLGTTFESLAKEWFPNATIKVVEAPARGYQEVIAGRADVFITSNIEGSTLDDKFPIMRVNGAEPRAPSPIAMLLPQSDQVWINYVNNWIKVKKAGGFFDVTAEKWGL; via the coding sequence ATGAAACAATTTGCAAACGCCCTAGCGGCGCTGGCCTTTGGCGCCGTGATGACCACTGCCGCCGTGGCCCAATCGGCCCTGAATGAAATCCTCGATGGCGGTGTCATGAAAGTCGGCACAACTGGCGACTGGAATCCGATGTCGGTCCGCGACCCCGCCACCAACAGCTACAAAGGCTATGACATCGACATTATGACCGAGCTGGCCAAAGATCTTGGCGTCGAGGTCGAGTTCGTTCCGACGGACTGGAAAACATTGGTGAATGGCGTGACCGCTGGCAGCTATCACATGACCGGCTCCGCCTCAATTTCGCCTGCTCGGATGAAGGTTGCGGGCTTTTCCGACAGCTACATCGCGGTTGAAATCTTCCCATTCACCCTGAAGGAAAACGCCGACAAGTTTGACGGCTATGACAGTATTAACAAGCCTGAAGTCACCGTTGCCACAACCCTTGGCACCACGTTCGAGAGCTTGGCCAAGGAGTGGTTCCCGAACGCAACGATCAAGGTCGTGGAAGCGCCTGCCCGAGGCTACCAAGAAGTTATCGCGGGCCGCGCGGATGTGTTCATCACGTCCAACATCGAAGGCTCCACGCTGGATGACAAATTCCCGATCATGCGCGTGAACGGCGCGGAGCCACGCGCGCCATCACCGATCGCGATGCTTCTGCCGCAGTCGGATCAAGTCTGGATCAATTACGTCAACAACTGGATCAAAGTGAAAAAAGCTGGCGGTTTCTTTGACGTTACGGCGGAGAAATGGGGCCTTTAA
- a CDS encoding amino acid ABC transporter ATP-binding protein encodes MTQNAIEMIDVDKWFGDFQVLKGINLNVKPGDRVVICGPSGSGKSTVVRCINRLEAHQKGVIKIGGVVQDGSAAALEAIRSEVGMVFQQFNLFPHLSVMENLVLGPMKARGLSRADAEARAMKYLERVRIPEQAHKRPSQLSGGQQQRVAIARSLCMEPKVMLFDEPTSALDPEMISEVLDVIVELAEEGMTMVVVTHEMGFARKVADQMVFMDQGEIVETGTPEDFFKAPKSKRTQAFLKQILHH; translated from the coding sequence GTGACACAAAACGCGATCGAAATGATCGATGTGGACAAGTGGTTTGGCGACTTTCAGGTTCTCAAAGGTATTAATCTTAACGTGAAGCCGGGTGACCGGGTCGTGATTTGCGGGCCGTCTGGGTCTGGAAAATCCACGGTCGTGCGCTGCATCAACCGGCTTGAAGCGCATCAAAAAGGCGTGATCAAGATCGGCGGTGTCGTCCAAGATGGCAGCGCCGCAGCGTTGGAGGCCATTCGGTCCGAGGTGGGAATGGTGTTCCAGCAGTTCAACCTTTTCCCCCATCTGAGCGTCATGGAAAACCTTGTGCTGGGTCCAATGAAGGCGCGCGGCCTGTCACGGGCAGATGCGGAAGCACGGGCGATGAAATATCTCGAACGTGTCCGTATCCCCGAGCAGGCGCATAAGCGACCAAGCCAGCTTTCCGGCGGCCAGCAACAACGCGTGGCGATTGCGCGCAGCCTGTGTATGGAGCCGAAGGTGATGTTGTTTGACGAGCCCACTTCGGCGCTTGATCCGGAAATGATCTCCGAAGTTCTGGATGTGATCGTGGAGCTCGCAGAGGAGGGGATGACCATGGTCGTCGTCACCCACGAGATGGGCTTCGCGCGCAAAGTCGCAGACCAGATGGTCTTTATGGACCAAGGCGAGATCGTAGAGACCGGCACGCCTGAAGATTTCTTCAAGGCTCCGAAATCCAAGCGCACACAAGCGTTCCTAAAACAGATACTGCATCACTGA
- a CDS encoding amino acid ABC transporter permease: MFSLAALLVLTGCGSSDIWGWYVVNPMTPSGWTNIKFLVNGMGATILLSVIAASISIVLGLLVALPGLSERRGIRAINRIYVELIRAIPLLPMLFWVFYGLPIVFKSMGLSIQIDPFWGAIITLAISDSAFTAEIYRAGIQSIAKGQAEAAKTIGLNYVQTMRYVILPQAIRRILPPLANQFIYIVKMSAFASVIGMQELTRRANELVVTEYRPLEIYSLLIVEYLVLVLVISAGVRWLERRMGSDERG, encoded by the coding sequence ATGTTTTCCCTCGCAGCGCTCTTGGTGCTGACCGGCTGCGGCTCCTCCGACATTTGGGGGTGGTATGTCGTCAACCCGATGACCCCTTCAGGCTGGACCAACATCAAGTTTCTGGTGAACGGCATGGGGGCGACGATACTGCTCTCGGTTATCGCAGCATCGATCTCGATTGTGCTGGGCTTGCTCGTGGCGTTACCCGGCCTTTCCGAACGGCGCGGTATCCGCGCAATCAACCGGATTTATGTGGAACTCATACGCGCAATCCCGTTACTGCCAATGCTGTTCTGGGTCTTTTACGGCTTGCCGATCGTGTTCAAATCCATGGGCCTCAGCATCCAGATTGATCCGTTCTGGGGGGCGATCATTACCTTAGCCATTTCCGACAGTGCTTTCACTGCAGAGATTTACCGCGCAGGCATACAAAGTATCGCCAAGGGGCAGGCCGAAGCCGCTAAAACCATCGGCCTCAACTATGTACAAACTATGCGCTATGTGATCCTGCCTCAGGCGATCCGGCGCATTTTGCCGCCTCTGGCGAACCAGTTCATCTACATCGTGAAAATGTCTGCGTTTGCCAGTGTGATCGGAATGCAAGAACTAACCCGCCGCGCCAATGAACTGGTTGTGACAGAATACAGACCACTGGAAATTTACTCACTCTTGATCGTCGAATACCTTGTCCTGGTGCTTGTCATCAGCGCTGGTGTCCGGTGGTTGGAGCGTAGAATGGGATCGGACGAGAGAGGATGA
- a CDS encoding carboxymuconolactone decarboxylase family protein, which translates to MDWTKFMDETNENIAVLAKEIPETAKAFNTMGTFAKKTGALDEKTKEIMALGIAIATRCDSCIGFHVKSLIRLGISREELVEALAMATYMGGGPSYAYSAKALKAFEEFS; encoded by the coding sequence ATGGACTGGACGAAGTTTATGGACGAAACGAACGAGAATATCGCGGTTTTGGCCAAAGAGATTCCGGAAACCGCAAAGGCCTTCAATACCATGGGGACCTTCGCCAAGAAGACCGGCGCGCTGGATGAAAAGACCAAAGAGATTATGGCGCTTGGCATCGCTATTGCCACGCGGTGTGACAGCTGCATCGGCTTTCATGTCAAATCGTTGATCCGTTTGGGCATCTCGCGCGAGGAACTGGTCGAGGCGTTGGCCATGGCCACATATATGGGCGGCGGGCCGTCTTACGCCTACTCCGCCAAGGCGCTGAAGGCGTTCGAGGAGTTTTCCTGA
- the comE gene encoding sulfopyruvate decarboxylase subunit beta: MIRSDIIKELASTIKDTLTICNIGLPSQEMHMIDDQPSNFYMLGTMGLASSIGLGLALAQKSKVLVIDGDGSVLTNLGTLPTIANNVADNYVLLIIDNGSYGSTGDQPTYAGKKTSLTAVAQACGCENVIECKAEDTVQVVKDALAGDKMTVIVSKCESGNIKVPVITMDPVVIRDRFMKTVAAQNA, from the coding sequence ATGATCCGTTCCGACATCATCAAAGAGCTGGCCTCGACCATCAAAGACACGCTGACCATCTGCAACATCGGGCTTCCGAGCCAAGAGATGCACATGATCGACGACCAACCATCCAACTTTTACATGCTAGGGACTATGGGCTTGGCGTCCTCCATCGGCCTCGGGCTGGCCTTGGCGCAGAAATCCAAAGTTCTGGTTATCGACGGCGACGGCTCGGTGCTGACCAACTTGGGCACATTGCCCACTATCGCCAACAACGTGGCAGATAACTATGTGCTGCTGATCATCGACAACGGCTCATACGGTTCTACCGGCGACCAGCCGACATATGCTGGCAAGAAGACCTCTTTGACGGCCGTGGCGCAAGCTTGCGGCTGCGAGAATGTAATCGAGTGCAAGGCCGAGGACACCGTGCAGGTCGTCAAGGATGCGCTGGCGGGCGACAAAATGACTGTGATCGTCTCCAAATGCGAAAGCGGCAACATCAAAGTTCCGGTGATCACGATGGATCCAGTTGTGATCCGCGACCGCTTTATGAAAACGGTTGCCGCCCAGAACGCCTGA
- a CDS encoding thiamine pyrophosphate-binding protein: MSVDNVIIDGFVNNKVEFITTVPCKQLGGVIDAAEKHPDIYHIPSNKEDEGMGLCAGAFMGGKRSAIIMQNTAIGVTINTLVTLTQYYRMPLPMLISYRGELGEPVACQAEMAVHTKALLAQLNIPTYHFHRQSDVEEFDKILKYTFMCNKPVAILTDASFWGGY; encoded by the coding sequence ATGTCAGTCGACAACGTCATCATCGACGGCTTTGTGAATAACAAAGTCGAGTTTATCACCACTGTGCCCTGCAAGCAGTTGGGCGGCGTCATCGACGCAGCGGAAAAGCACCCCGACATCTATCACATCCCGTCCAATAAAGAGGACGAGGGCATGGGCCTGTGTGCGGGTGCCTTTATGGGTGGCAAGCGCTCGGCAATCATCATGCAAAACACCGCCATCGGGGTGACAATCAACACGCTGGTGACTCTGACCCAGTATTACCGTATGCCATTGCCGATGCTGATTTCCTATCGCGGCGAGTTGGGAGAGCCTGTAGCGTGTCAGGCAGAGATGGCCGTTCACACAAAGGCCCTTTTGGCACAGCTCAACATTCCAACCTACCACTTCCACCGCCAGTCCGATGTGGAAGAGTTCGACAAAATCCTGAAATACACCTTCATGTGCAACAAACCGGTCGCGATCCTGACGGATGCGTCCTTCTGGGGAGGCTACTAA
- a CDS encoding LysR family transcriptional regulator: protein MSISLLRTLIAVADSGSFVAASGRVHVSQAAVGQQMRRLEDVLGVALFDRHAKPPTLTPLALSLIPKAREVVASYDGLLSDAGGESSLSGTLTLGAVPSSLHGLVPMALKRLMLSTPQLQVRVVPGLSTDLVEMVERGAVDAVITSALTIPSPSLRTYHIAHEPLVLIAAPDAPDGTPEDLLCSLPYIRHARRSAAGQIAEDWLVRNRINVQSSMELESLETVASVVAHGLGISVVPHICVPDPVFAGLRRMPLDAEGRDLSLLTRADCPKAPLIERLVQEILEAVRSYKETLQKN from the coding sequence ATGTCAATTTCACTTCTCCGCACCTTAATCGCAGTTGCAGATAGCGGCAGCTTTGTCGCGGCGTCCGGTCGCGTGCATGTCTCCCAAGCCGCAGTCGGCCAGCAAATGCGCCGTTTGGAGGATGTTTTGGGGGTGGCGCTGTTTGACCGACACGCCAAGCCCCCGACCCTCACGCCGCTTGCCCTGTCCCTGATCCCGAAAGCACGAGAAGTGGTTGCTTCCTATGACGGGCTACTTTCAGACGCTGGTGGCGAGAGTTCACTCTCTGGAACCCTGACACTTGGCGCTGTTCCGTCCAGTTTGCACGGGCTGGTGCCTATGGCGCTAAAGCGGTTGATGCTGAGCACGCCGCAACTTCAAGTGCGCGTCGTTCCGGGATTGTCGACCGATCTTGTCGAGATGGTCGAGCGCGGCGCGGTGGATGCGGTGATCACCTCTGCCCTTACCATCCCGTCGCCCAGTTTGCGCACATATCATATAGCCCATGAGCCTCTGGTGCTGATCGCAGCACCGGACGCCCCGGACGGGACTCCCGAAGACCTGTTGTGCAGCTTGCCGTATATCCGCCATGCACGGCGCTCGGCGGCAGGGCAAATTGCCGAAGATTGGCTGGTTCGCAATCGGATCAACGTCCAAAGCAGCATGGAGTTGGAATCACTTGAGACCGTCGCGAGCGTCGTCGCCCACGGGCTAGGGATTTCAGTGGTCCCGCATATCTGTGTGCCCGACCCTGTTTTTGCAGGGCTGCGGCGTATGCCTCTGGACGCCGAAGGCCGTGACTTGAGCCTGCTCACACGCGCGGATTGCCCCAAGGCGCCGCTAATTGAACGGCTAGTGCAGGAAATTCTTGAGGCCGTCCGCTCATATAAAGAAACGCTTCAGAAAAACTAA